Proteins encoded in a region of the Streptomyces sp. NBC_01298 genome:
- a CDS encoding SulP family inorganic anion transporter: MPSFAASLSARSAWLSPKVLRTEVLGGLVVALALIPEAISFSVIAGVDPAIGLFSSFTMAVVISVVGGRPAMISAATGAVALVIAPLNREHGLGYLIAAVILGGVFQIVLGALGVAKLVRFVPRSVMVGFVNSLAILVFMAQVPEMRDVPWAVYPLLAGGLGLMVFFPKVTKAVPAPLVSIVILTVVTVAAGIAVPTVGDKGALPSALPVPGLPDVPFTLDTLTLIAPYALAMAVVGLMESLMTAKLVDEITDTRSSKTRESVGQGVANIVTGFFGGMGGCAMIGQTMINVKVSGARTRLSTFLAGVFLMVLCIAFGPVVSEIPMAALVAVMVMVCFATFDWHSIAPRTLKRMPAGEITVMVVTVTCVVVSHNLAVGVVAGSVTAMVVFAKRVAHLADVTSVTDPEGGMVVYSVTGELFFASSNELVGRFDYAGDPGKVVIDLAGAHIWDASSVAALDAIEERYRRRGKSVEITGLNEHSALLHGTLSGELSAGH; encoded by the coding sequence CGCTGGCGCTGATACCCGAGGCGATCTCGTTCTCGGTGATCGCCGGGGTGGATCCGGCGATCGGGCTGTTCTCCTCGTTCACCATGGCCGTGGTGATCTCGGTCGTCGGTGGGCGGCCCGCGATGATCTCCGCCGCCACGGGGGCGGTGGCGCTCGTGATCGCGCCGCTGAACCGTGAGCACGGGCTGGGGTATCTCATCGCCGCGGTGATCCTCGGCGGTGTGTTCCAGATCGTGCTTGGGGCGCTCGGGGTGGCGAAGCTGGTTCGGTTCGTGCCGCGTTCGGTGATGGTCGGCTTCGTCAACTCCCTTGCGATTTTGGTGTTCATGGCCCAGGTGCCCGAGATGCGGGACGTGCCGTGGGCCGTGTACCCGCTGCTCGCCGGCGGGCTCGGGCTGATGGTGTTCTTCCCGAAGGTCACCAAGGCGGTACCGGCTCCGCTCGTGTCCATCGTCATCCTCACGGTCGTCACCGTGGCCGCGGGGATCGCGGTGCCGACCGTCGGGGACAAGGGGGCGCTGCCGTCCGCGCTGCCGGTGCCCGGTCTGCCGGACGTGCCGTTCACCCTGGACACACTGACGCTCATCGCCCCGTACGCGCTGGCCATGGCGGTGGTGGGGCTCATGGAGTCGCTGATGACGGCGAAGCTCGTCGACGAGATCACCGACACGCGGTCGAGCAAGACGCGTGAGTCCGTGGGTCAGGGCGTCGCGAACATCGTCACCGGGTTCTTCGGCGGCATGGGCGGCTGCGCGATGATCGGCCAGACGATGATCAACGTGAAGGTGTCCGGGGCGCGGACCCGGCTGTCGACCTTCCTCGCCGGCGTCTTCCTGATGGTGCTGTGCATCGCCTTCGGGCCGGTGGTCTCCGAGATTCCGATGGCCGCGCTCGTCGCCGTCATGGTGATGGTCTGCTTCGCCACCTTCGACTGGCACTCCATCGCTCCGAGGACGCTGAAGCGGATGCCGGCCGGGGAGATCACCGTCATGGTCGTCACCGTGACGTGCGTGGTCGTCAGCCACAACCTCGCCGTCGGTGTCGTCGCCGGGTCGGTCACCGCGATGGTCGTCTTCGCCAAACGGGTCGCGCACCTGGCGGACGTCACCTCGGTGACCGATCCCGAGGGGGGCATGGTGGTGTACTCGGTCACCGGCGAGCTGTTCTTCGCCTCATCCAACGAGCTGGTCGGGCGGTTCGACTACGCGGGCGACCCCGGCAAGGTCGTCATCGATCTCGCCGGGGCCCACATCTGGGACGCCTCCTCCGTCGCCGCGCTCGACGCCATCGAGGAGAGGTACCGCCGGCGCGGCAAGAGCGTGGAGATCACGGGGCTGAACGAGCACAGCGCCCTGCTGCACGGAACCCTCAGCGGCGAGCTGTCAGCGGGTCACTGA
- a CDS encoding SRPBCC family protein has protein sequence MTTPATPMDTVTLERRIAARPETVFGFLTDRDKWLSWMGGDGTFSFEPGGPYRTRITGENVASGSFLTVDPPERLVLTWGWEGAGTPLAPGSTRLEITLEPALEPALEPTPAGTVLHLLHTGLPTSEACEAHAEFWQHYVDRLSLRAEGGDPGPDPWTRRPTG, from the coding sequence ATGACCACTCCCGCGACCCCGATGGACACCGTCACGCTGGAGCGCCGCATCGCGGCCCGCCCGGAAACCGTCTTCGGCTTCCTCACCGACCGGGACAAGTGGCTGTCCTGGATGGGCGGCGACGGTACGTTCTCCTTCGAGCCCGGTGGCCCGTACCGCACCCGGATCACCGGCGAGAACGTGGCGTCCGGCAGCTTCCTGACGGTCGACCCGCCGGAGCGGCTCGTCCTCACCTGGGGCTGGGAGGGGGCCGGCACACCCCTGGCGCCCGGTTCCACCCGGCTGGAGATCACTCTCGAACCGGCCCTCGAACCAGCACTCGAACCCACCCCGGCGGGCACGGTCCTCCACCTCCTCCACACCGGCCTGCCCACCTCGGAGGCCTGCGAGGCGCACGCGGAGTTCTGGCAGCACTACGTCGACCGCCTCTCCCTGCGCGCCGAAGGCGGCGACCCCGGCCCGGACCCGTGGACGCGCCGGCCCACGGGCTGA